A single window of Jaculus jaculus isolate mJacJac1 chromosome 14, mJacJac1.mat.Y.cur, whole genome shotgun sequence DNA harbors:
- the Serf1a gene encoding small EDRK-rich factor 1 has product MARGNQRELARQKNMKKTQEISKGKRKEDSLTTSQRKQRDSEIMQQKQKAANEKKSMQPREK; this is encoded by the exons ATGGCCC GTGGAAATCAACGAGAACTTGCCCgccagaaaaatatgaaaaaaacccAGGAAATTAGCAAGGGCAAAAGAAAAGAGGATAGCTTGACTACCTCTCAGAGAAAGCAGAG GGACTCTGAGATCATGCAGCAAAAGCAGAAGGCAGCCAATGAGAAGAAGTCTATGCAGCCGAGAGAAAAATGA